A genomic window from Mesorhizobium sp. CAU 1732 includes:
- a CDS encoding glycine zipper domain-containing protein: MKKMLLAGVAALMLTGCTTAEQTGVGGAAVGAAVGGLATGRVGGALAGAAVGGAAGYLIGRTADRPGWCRYRDQYGRTYEARCS, encoded by the coding sequence ATGAAGAAAATGTTGTTGGCAGGTGTTGCCGCGTTGATGCTCACAGGTTGCACGACCGCTGAGCAGACCGGTGTTGGTGGCGCAGCAGTTGGTGCGGCTGTCGGTGGTCTCGCGACCGGCCGCGTTGGCGGCGCTCTTGCCGGTGCAGCCGTTGGCGGCGCAGCAGGTTACCTGATCGGCCGTACGGCCGACCGTCCGGGCTGGTGCCGCTATCGCGACCAGTATGGCCGGACCTACGAAGCACGCTGCTCGTAA